Part of the Pseudomonas sp. Leaf58 genome is shown below.
CTGGGCCACAGGCTCGTTGGAGACAGGTTTGGCCTCATCGGCAAGGGCGAACGAGGACATACCGACCAATGCAAGAATCAGTAATGGTTTCATGTGGGTTTGCCTTTTGAGCATTCAAGCTGATCGATTGACTTCTAATGCCGTAACCGGCGCGGAGAAGTTGCCATCGACGCTGAAGATGGCACGAAGTACCGATCCCGCTTCGTACTGCCAGGGGGGACGCTTAAAAGTCTACTCCCGCTGGCTAATAGTTGAACCCCGAACTCGGACATTCACCCTTGTCGGATATGCAACAATCTGCGACAAATTGACCGCAAAACATCGGCCCAGAGCCTCTCGACGCCTTGCAGTGGAGCACGCGCCATTTCTGAAAAATTGTATTGTTCAAAACTCTCGCACACAGAACGCCGGCTACTGGATCACTTTTACCGCCAGCACGGTTCGCGAATGCGTGCCGCAGGCGATGCTGAGCTGTGGGTGGCGCGGGGCCCAGGCATCATTGCGGGCTTGAGCCTGAGCGCAGTGGGCGAGGGCTTCTGGCTGACCGGGCTGTTGGTCGACCCGCAGCGGCGCGGCCAGGGTGTGGCCGGGCAGTTGATCGAGGCGGCGCTGGCACAGGCTGGCGGGCCCACTTGGCTGTTCTGCCACCCGGACCTCGTGCCCTTCTACCAACGCCAGGGCTTCGACATGGCCGGGCGACTGCCGGAAGCCCTGGCGGGCCGCCTGCAGCGCTACCAGCGCAGCAAACGCTTGGTAGCGCTGCAGCGGGGTCAGTCGTCGCTGACGTCGAGCCCGGGGAATAGCACCTCGGTATAGCCGAACCTGGCAAAGTCCTGAATGCGCGACGGGTACAGCCGGCCGATCAAATGGTCGCACTCATGCTGCACCACCCGTGCGTGGAAGCCGTCGGCAAAGCGGTTGATCGGGTTGCCCTGAGGGTCGATGCCTTGGTAACAGATATGCTTGAAGCGTGGCACCACGCCGCGCAGGCCGGGCACCGACAGGCAACCTTCCCAGCCGTCCTCGAGCTCGGTGGACGTGGGCGTGATCACTGGGTTGAGCAGGATGGTCTGCGGCACCGCCTCGGCATCGGGGTAACGCTCGCTACGCTCGAAGCCGAAAATAACCAGTTGCAGGTCGACACCGATCTGCGGCGCGGCCAGGCCCACGCCACCGACGTGCTGCATGGTTTCGAACATGTCGTCGATCAGCTGCTGCAGTTCGGCACTGCCGAGCATGTGTTCAGGCACCGGTGGGGCGCAGCGCAGCAGGCGCTCGTCGCCCATTTTGAGAATGTCACGGATCATCGGGGGTTCGGCTCGGAAGGTTGAGGCTCGCTCGGTATCGGGTGTTCATGGCCTAGCACGGTAATGGTTTCGTGAGGCTTGTGCTCACCGACATCCTTTTCGCCAGGGTTCTTGCCTTCGCTGGACATATGCTCGATCACCGCGTTCATTTCCGCACCCAACAGCAACACCGCAGCGGAAATATAGAAATACAGCAACAGCACGATGATTGCACCAATGCTGCCGTACATGGCGTTGTAGTCGGCAAATGTCTTCACATAGTAGGCAAAGCCCAGCGAGGCGACGATCCACACCACCACCGCCAGCACCGAACCTGGGGTAATGAAGCGAAACTGCTGCTTCACGTCGGGCATCACGTAGTAGATCAGCGCCACTGCCACCATCATCAGGATGATGATCGCTGGCCAGCGCAGGATGGTCCACACCGTGACGATGAACTCCTGCATGCCGACCTGGGCGGCAATCCACTCCATCACCTGCGGCCCCAGCACCATCAGCGCTGCGGCCACCAGCAACATGCCGGCCAAGCCAATGGTGTAAAAAATAGACAGCGGAAAGCGCTTCCACACCGGGCGGCCTTCGGGCACGTCATAGGCAGCGTTCATCGCGCTCATCATCAGCCGCACGCCGGCCGAGGCCGTCCACAGGGCAATCACGATACCGACCGACAGCAGCCCGCCTTTGGATTGCTGCAACTGGTCGATCACTGGGTTCACCTGCTCCAGCGCCTGGGGCGGTAGCACCAGCTCGGATTGCAGGCGCAGCCAGGAAAAGAAATCCGGCAGGTGCAGGAAACCGATCAGGGCGATCAGAAACAGCAGGAAAGGGAACAGCGAGAACAGCGCTTGATACGCCAGCGCAGAGGCATAGGTAGACATCTCGTCATCAAGGAATTCCTTGACGGTGCGTACCAGCACGCGGTGCAGGGGCAGGCCGCGCAGGTCGGGGAAAATCATAGCGTCTCCTTTCGCCGCTTGATCGATACAACAGACAAGTTTAATAGACCCTGCCGGCGCTGTACTGCTCCCAGCCATGCAGCAAGAATTTACTTACGCCCGTTCCGGCTTCTTCCCAAGCAAGCTCGCCCTTATGGCATGGGCTTGCCCGCGAAGAAGCCGGTACTGGCTAGCTCACATCAAGGCTTTTTAACCGCGTCCTTCACATCGCCCTTGATCTGCTGCCCCTCGCCTTTCAGCTCCTGCGCCTTGCCCTCGGCCCGCAGCTTGTCGTTGTCGGTCACCTTGCCAACGCCCTGCTTGATGTTACCGATCGCTTCGTTGGCCAGCCCCTTCGCTTTGTCTTTAGTACCGCTCATGGCAAAACTCCTGCAATGGGAGACACGTGGACCGTGTCGACAGTCGGTGGACCAACCGCCCTCGCCAGGAGTTTCAACGGATTTTTCGCCCATAAGCCGAGCGGCAGAATTGCGTGCGAACCTTGCCCCGCTACCCGCCACCCCTCACAATGCAGGCCTTCATAGCGTCAACCCGCAGGAACCTGCATGAAACTCGACAAACCCGCCGCCATCGCCCGGCGCAACCAAGCATTGGCCCGCCCGGTGCTGACCAGCAGCAATACGCTGTTCGCCATCCTGGACAACAAACGCAACCTGTGGTGGTTCGAAGTGCCGGTGGCGCTGCTGGGCAAGGGCCAGGCCGACTGGGTCAACTTGTTGCTGCACACGCCAGAAAGCGATGAACTGCAGCACCTGAAGGTGCCCACCAACTTCCTCAAGGCTCACCTGGAGCAGATGGAAGTGCGCAAGCCTGGCAAGCGCCGTTCGACCATCAGCCTGGCCCTCAGCGCCGACCGCGACTCGCTGCTGCGCGACACCCGCCCGGGTGGCGAACAGCTGGACTTCCGTACCTTCGTACAGGCCTGAGCCGATCAGGCCTTTTCGATGCGATCGTCATGGATGACGATCAAGCCCTGCTTGAACAAGCCGCCAATGGCTTTCTTGAAGTTGCCCTTGCTGACGTTGAACAGCTTGCTGATCAGCGCCGGGTCGCTCTTGTCGCACACCCCCAGCACCCCGCCTTCGGCTTCCAGGCGCGCCATGATTTGTTCCTGCAGGCTGTCGGCCAGGGCCGCGCCCACCGGTTGCAGGCTCAAGGCGATCTTGCCGTCCGGGCGCAGCTCCTTGATAAAGCCGTTCTCGTGCATGCCTGAACGCAGGAACTTGAACACCTCGTTTTTGTGGATCAGGCCCCAGTGGCGGTTGTTGATGATGGCCTTGAAGCCCATCGGCGTTTCGCCGGCCACCAGCAGTTCAACCGGTTGCCCCACCTTGTAGTCGGCTGGGGTGAGGTCAAGGTAACGGTCCAGGCGCGAGGTGGCGGTGATGCGACGGGTGCGCTTGTCGAGGTACACGTGCACCACGCAGTAATCGCCGACCTTCAGCTGCCGGGCCTCTTCCGAGTACGGCATCAGCAGGTCCTTGGACAAGCCCCAGTCCAGGAAAATACCGGCACCGTTGATGTCTTTGACCTTAAGGCTGGCGAACTCACCGACCTGCACCTTGGGCTTCTCGGTGGTGGCGATCAGCTGGTCTTCGCTGTCCAGGTAGATGAACACGTTCAGCCAGTCGTCGACTTCGGTTTCGGCGTTTTTCGGTATGTAGCGCCCGGGCAGCAGGATCTCGCCGTCGGCGCCGCCGTCCAGGTACAGGCCGAAGTCCACGTGTTTCACGATTTGCAAACTGTTGTAACGCCCAAGCAGAGCCATTTCCGATGATCCTCAAGACAAGGCGGCTATTCTACACCTGAAGCCAGCACACCGCCCGACCGCTGATGCAGTGGAACCGCTAGCCTCCCCCTTGCGTCTACCGTCTGGCCTGCCTCAGCAAGGAACAGCACATGCCGCTACGCCTGCCCAAAGCCCTGCTCATCGCCATCGGCCTGGCCTTGGCACTGGCCGCCTGCAGCCGTATCGACCTGGCCTACCGCAACCTCGACCGCTTGGTGCCGTGGTCACTGGGTGACTACCTGGCCATGAACCGGGAGCAGAAGGCCTTGCTCGACGACCGGCTGCGCCAACACTTGGCCTGGCATTGCAAAACCCAGCTGCCCGGCTATCTCGACTGGCTGGACCGGGTGCGCGCCATGGTCGCCGACGGCCAGGTGACCGACCAGGCCCTGCAGCAACGCACCCGCGAAGCCCGCGAGGCGATAGGCCGGGTGGCCGAGGAAATCACCCCATCAGCCACTGAATTGCTGCGCGGCATGAGCGACGCCCAGGTGGCGGAGATGCGCGACGCGTTCCGCGACGACATCAACGAACGGCAGAAACTTTATCTGGACACGCCGTTGTCCAAACAGATTGCGCGCCGCGCCGAACGCATGGAAAAACGCCTCACCCCGTGGTTTGGCGAGCTGACCTCGGTGCAGCAGCAGCGGGTGCAGGCCTGGTCCCAGGCGTTGGGCGACCAGAACCGCGAATCGATCGCCAACCGTGCTCACTGGCAGCAGCAACTGCTGCTGGCGATGAACCAGCGTAACGACGCCAGCTTCGAGCCGCGCCTGGCAACGTTGCTGCAGCGCAAGGAAAGTTTGTGGACGCCAGCGTACCGGGCGGCGTTTCAGAATACCGAACAACAGGCACGCAGCTTGCTGGTGGACCTGGTGCAGCAGAGCACCCCGCAGCAGCGGCGGTTTTTGCAGGAGCGGTTGAGCAAGGTGCGCACGGATTTCAGTGAGATGAAGTGTTTGAAGGGGTGACGGTGAACAGCAGGCCCCGCCTCTCCGCAGGCTTGCTAAAACAAGATCACCGCACCTTGCGCCGATACGGGAACACATCGATCACCTTCCCCTCGCGTATCGCCGCCTGCAACCCCTTCCAGTAATCCGCGTCATACAGCTCCCCATGCAACCGGCTGAACAATCGCCGCTGGCCGATATCGGCAAACAGGAACGGCGGGAACTCCTCAGGAAACATGTCATGCGGCCCAATCGAGTACCACGGCTCGCCCGACATCTCGTCTTCCGGGTAACGTGGCGGTGGGATGTGGCGGAAGTTTACCTCGGTCAAAAAACTGATTTCGTCATAGTCGTAAAACACCACCCGGCCATGCCGGGTAACGCCAAAGTTCTTCAGCAGCATGTCGCCAGGGAAGATGTTCGCTGCTGCCAGCTGCTTGATGGCCAGGCCGTAATCCTCCAGCGCCTCCAGCACCTGGCCCTCGCTGGCCTGCTCCAGGTACAGGTTAAGCGGCGTCATGCGCCGCTCGGTCCAGCAGTGGCGGATCAACACCGTGTCGCCCTCCAGCGCCACGGTCGATGGCGCCACCTCCAGCAGTTCGGCCAGGCACTCCGCCTCGAACTTGCTGCGCGGGAAGCGAAAGTCGGCGAACTCCTGGGTATCGGCCAGGCGCCCGACGCGGTCGACACTTTTCACCAGCCGGTACTTGTCGATCACCGTGGCGCGGTCGACCGTCTTCGACGGCGCAAAGCGGTCCTTGATGATTTTGAACACGGTGTTGAAGCCCGGCAGGGTGAACACGCTCATGACCATGCCGCGCACCCCGGGCGCCATGATGAAGCGGTCGTCGCTGTTGGCCAGGTGGTTGATCAGCGCCCGGTAAAACTCCGACTTGCCATGCTTGTAGAAGCCGATGGAGGTGTACAGCTCGGCAATGTGCTTGCCCGGCAAAATGCGCTTGAGAAAGTTGACGAACTCCGCCGGCACCGGCACATCGACCATGAAGTACGAACGGGTGAAGGAGAAGATGATCGACACCTCAGCCTCGTCGGTGATCAGTGCATCGGCCTCGATGCCGTGCCCTTCACGGTGCAGCAGCGGGATTACCAGCGGCCACTGCTCATCGCTGTTGAATAGCCGGCCGACCAGGTAGGCGCCCTTGTTGCGGTACAGCACCGGCGAAAACAGCTCCACCGCCAGGGACGGGTCCTTGCACACCCAGTCGGGCAGGCAATCGCGCAGGTGTTCTTCCAAGCGCGTCAGGTCGCCTTCCAGGTCGCCGTAGGGCACATCGAACGGGTAATCGGTGAACACCGCCCGCAGCAGGCCCTTGAGCCCAGCGTCTGGCCGGTAGGTGCGGGTTTGCGCGGCGCGCTCGCGGCTGCGCAGGGAGGGCCGGGTGGTGTGGATGAACATGCAGCCATCGCTGATCAGGTCGTGGCTGAACAAGCTGCAGAACAGCGAGTTGTACCAGGTCTCGGACAGCTCGTCGTCCAGCCGCGGGTCGATCAGGTGGATGTAGGCGTTCTTCACCAGCGGCCATTGCTCAACGGCCAGCAGCACGTCTTCGGCAAAGCCCTGGCGTAGCCAGCCGTTGACCTCCGCGACCTTTTCTTCATAGAGGTTGATACGTGCGGCGGCGGCGCGCTGGATATCCTGCCAGCGCGCCTGCTCGAAGCGCTGGCGAGCACCGAGGGTGATGCGCTGGAAGTGGTCGCGGTAATCGTCGAAGCCGGCGAGGATCATCCGGGCGATTTCGACGGCGGGCCAGGGCTGGGGCATGCGGGGGGCCTCGGGTGCTGGGCGAAATACAGAGCTTAGCCGTCCCTTGGGTTTTTCGGTGGCTGTACTGTCCCAATCGCCGGCAAGCCAGCTCCCACAAGTACTCCACAGTATTCAGCCCTGCGGTGATCCTGTGGGAGCTGGCTTGCCGGCGATTGGGCCAAAGCAGGTTTACAGCGCAAGAAAGCACAAGAATCCCCCCGCCCCCTGGCGTACACTCGCGCCCCTGCCCTACCCCGGAGACCGTTGTGAGCCCCATCGCCCTAGCCCGCCTGTTGACCCTTGCCGCCGTCTGGGGGGCGAGCTTTCTGTTCATGCGTATCATCGCCCCCGAGCTGGGCACGGTGCCGACCGCGTTCCTGCGCGTGTCCATCGCCTGCCTGGGCCTGGTCGCGCTGCTCGCCGCCGCCCGTGTACGCTGGGACTTCCAGGGCAAGCTCGGCGCCTGCCTGGTGCTGGGCATGATCAACTCCGGCATCCCCGCCACCTTCTATTCCGTCGCCGCCCAAGTGCTGCCGGCCGGCTACTCAGCCATTTTCAACGCCACTACACCGCTGATGGGCGTGCTGGTCGGCGTGCTGTTCTTCCGCGAACCGATGACCCTGGCCAAGCTCTGCGGCATCTTCCTGGGCCTGTTCGGCGTCGGCATCCTCAGCGGCGCCGGGCCGGTGGCGTTGGACATGGCCCTGTTGCAAGGCGCGCTCGCCTGCCTGGCGGCCACCACCTGCTACGGCTTTGCCGGCTTCCTCGCGCGCCGTTGGGTCAGCGGCCTGGACAGCCGCCTGTCGGCACTGGGCAGCATGCTCGGCGCCACCCTGATGCTGAGCCCGCTGTTCGCCTGGAGCGCACTGAGCCAGCCGCCCGCCAGCTGGGGCGGCTGGCAGGTGTGGCTGTCGCTGCTGGGCCTGGGCCTGCTGTGTACGGCATTCGCTTACATCCTGTACTTCCGCCTGCTGGAAGAAATCGGCCCGGTCAAGGCCAGTACCGTGACCTTTCTGATTCCGGTATTCGGCGTATTGTGGGGGGCGTGGCTGCTGGACGAACCGCTGTCGATGGCGCACCTGTACGGCGGCCTGCTGATTGGCATGGCATTGTGGCTGGTGCTGCGCCCAGCGCGTAGCTGAAGGGGGTACACGATGGACAGCGCGTACAAAAAGGTCCTGTTCCGCCTGGAACAGGACGCAAACGGCTACCCACCGGCCTCGGTCGAGGGGCTGTGGGCAAAGGCCGTGGCAGGCGGCTATGCCGTCGACAACATTCCCTTCCATGTCTACGGCATCGCCCCGGGCGACGTCATCGGCACCCATGAACAAGCCGGCGAAACCTGGTTCACCGAACTACGCAGCAGCAGCGGCAGCTCGGTGTTCCGGGTGGTCGTCAAACCGCCGGAAACCCTGGACCAGGTACGCGCGGCCTTGCTGGACTTCGGCTGCAATTGCGAAACCGAGCAGGCAGTGAAGATGCTGGCGGTCGAGCTCCCGCCGCAGCGCTCGCTCGACACCTTGCTGTACTACCTGCTCACCCAGCGCGAAGCCGGCCTGCTGGACTTCGAGGAAGGCGTACTGCGCCACGCCATCCCCGAAGAGTTCCGCTAAGCCTCAGGCCTCGGCCGGGCGCGCGACGGGCTTGCGGAACACGAACAGCAAGCCGACCACGATCAGCCCCATGCCCAGCAGGCTGAGCGGTGCCAGGCGGTTACCGAAGATCATCAAGTCCATCACCGCGGTCACTGCCGGCACCAAGTAGAACAGGCTGGTGACATTGACCAGGTTGCCCTTGGCGATCAGCCGGTACAGCAGCAGGGTCGCCAGCAGCGAGACCACCAGGCCCATCCACAGCAGCGCGCCGACAAAACTACCGCTCCACTGCACCTGCAGCGGCTGCAGCGGCGCGAACAGTGCGCACAGGGCAAAGCCGGCCAGGTACTGCAGCGGCAACGTGCCCATAGGGTTGTCGGTGATGCGCTTCTGCAGGATCGAGCCCAGCGTCATGCTGGCCAGCGCCAGCAGGGCGAACAGCATGCCCGCCAGCGACACCCCGCCCAGGTTGATGCCCTGGTAAACCACCATGATCAAGCCACCCAGCCCCAAGCCCAAGCCGAACAAGCGGCTCCACGAGCGCTGGCGCTCCATCAGCACCACGGTGAGGATCGGTTGTACCCCCATCACCGTGGCCATCACGCCGGGGGTGACATGGGTGTTGAGTGCCAGCAGGTAGAAGATCTGGTAGGCGCCAAGCAGCACACAGCCAGTGCCCAGGGCACGCAGGACGGCCCCACGCCGGCGTGGCCAGCGCAGCCCCAGCAGCGGGCCGATCAGCAGTAGGCCGGCCAGGGCCAGGGCCGAGCGCAACAGCAGGAAGGCGAACGGGCTGGCCTGTGCCAGGCCCAGCTTGGAGACGATCGCGCCGCTGCTCCACAGCAGGACGAACAGGCTGGTAGTGGCCGCCGAGGCCACGGATGCTTTGTTAAAGACAGACATGTATTGCCACCTGATGTAAGGCGAAAAAGCCAAACGGAGGGCGTGCGCTTCAGTGTGGGAAGTCGCCGACCGTGTTCAGTAGGTTGCGTGTGCGAAAGGGGGCGGCCTAGAAGCCGTTCAGCCCAGTACGACCACGCAAGGAGGCGGAGCTACGCCGCCTACGACGCCACTGACAGGTGGTGGTGGAGCGTGACTGATCATGGCCGGCTGCTGGCTGCCACGCACGACCATGCCCGCGACTGGCGCGATGGCAAAGCAGGTGGTGGAAGGGCTGGCTGGCATGAGCAGGTCTTCAGGAAGAGAACAGTGGCCTGGAATATAGCCCGGTACTTCCTGCCAGGCAACCTCCCCCGCCAGACACGATCCCGTGTAGGCGCGGCGCTTGAACATCCACTGGCTAATTTTTCACCGCCCCAACTCGTCTGAATGCGAAACGCAGCCCGCATTCACCCTTCCCGAGGACCGCCGATGAACGTTTCCACCTGGCTCTACCGGCCAGCCCAGGTCACCTGCCTGCTGCTGGTCAGCGCCTACGCCCACGCCGCCAAGCCAGGCGAGGTGTTCAAAGACTGCAAGGACTGCCCCGAGATGGTCGTGCTGCCCGCCGGCAGCTATGTGATGGGCGCCCCCGACGACGAAGTCGGTCGCCAGCCCGACGAAGGCCCGCTGCATACCGTGACCTTCGCCAAGCCCTTCGCCATGAGCCGCTACCCGGTCACCGCCGCCGAACTGGACGCCTACATCAAGGCCACCGGCACCGTCATCAAAAGTGGCGACGACCGCCCCGGTCGCTGGTGCGAGGCCAGCAAGCCCAGTTACCCGCAAGGCCCCCGCCAACCGGCGGTATGCGTGGACTACGACGAAGTGCAGGCCTACACCCAGTGGCTGGCCAAGACCACCGGCAAGCCCTATCGCATGGTCAGCGAGGCGGAACGCGAATACGCCGCCCGCGGCGGCTCCAGCGGCCCATTCCCGTTCCCCTTCGACGCACCGGGCAAGTACGAGATCAGCCAGCACGCCAACACCTACGGCCCCAAGGACGGTTATGCCTTCAGCGCCCCGGTGGGCAGCTACCCGCCCAATGCCTTCGGCATGTACGACATGCACGGCAATGTCTACGAATGGGTCGCCGACTGCTACCACGACAGCTACGAGGGCGCCCCCAGTGACGGCAGCGCCTGGGTCCAAGACCCGACCTGCATCCGCGCGCACATGCGTGGCAATGACTGGGGCGAGCCGCCGATTTTCTCCCGCTCGGCCAACCGCAACGACCGCCTCAAAACCACGCGTGGTGACTTCCTCGGCTTTCGCGTAGCACGCGCGCTGTGAAGGTGTGACGCGGTTAACGCAGCACCCGCTAAAAAAGCCGCCAATAAGAATCGTTCCGGTTTTTCACAGGTGCTGCGTCCTATAGCTGACATAGAAAAAACCCCTCTGCCAACGAGACCGCAATAGATGTCCAAGTCCCTTCCCGGCCCGCTCAACCCGCTCGCCAAAGCATTACTGATCCGTCATTCCCTTCGCCCCCAGCGCGCGCTGACACGCGCCGGCCTGGGCCTGGCGATGTCCGCTGCGCTAGTAGCCCAGGTGCAGGCACAGGAGTGGACATTGGACATTCCCGCGCAGTCGATGAATTCGGCGTTACAGGCTCTGGCCAAGCAAACCGATACCCAGCTGCTGTACAGCCCAGAAGATATCGGCGGCCTGCGTTCCGCCGCACTGAAAGGGCGCCACGACCTTGCTACATCACTGCGCATCCTGCTCGGTGGTAGCGGGCTGCGTTACCAGATCGACGGCAACAGCGTGACCATCACAGCGGGTTCTGCCGCAAAGGACGGCCAGGTCGAGCTTTCGGCGACCAACGTCAATAGCGTGGGCCTGGGCGCCACTACCGAAGGCACAGGGTCCTACACCACCGGCGTGACCAGCACCGCCACGCGCATGAACCTGTCGATTCGCGAAACACCGCAAAGCATCAGCGTCATCACCCGCCAGCAAATGGACGACCAGCACCTGGCGACCATTACCGACGTGCTCAAGCAGAACCCGGGCATCACCATGTCCCAGGACGGTGGCGAGCGCTTTCACATCTATTCGCGCGGCTCGGAAATCAGCACCTACCAGCTTGATGGGGTGAACACCACGCAGGACTATCTGACGCGCAACATGCCCAACACCCTGATGGACATGGCCATGTTCGACCGCATCGAAATCGTGCGCGGCGCCACTGGCCTGATGACCGGCGCCGGCGAGCCCAACGGTGTGGTCAACATGGTGCGCAAGCGCCCCACGCGTGAATTCCAGTCCTATGTGCAGGCTGGAGTGGGCTCGTGGGACTACTACCGCACCGAGGCCGACGTGTCCGGCCCGCTGATCGAAAGCGGCAAGCTGCGAGGCCGCCTGGTGGCTGCCAAGCAGAGCAACCAGAGCTACATGGATTGGTACAGCCAGGACCGTGACCTGGTCTACGGCGTGCTCGAGGCAGACCTGACCGACACTACCACCGTGCGTTTGGGCATGGACTACCAAACCTACGACGCCAACGGGGCACCGGGCGTGCCGCTGTTTTTCAGCAATGGCCAACCCACCAATTTCTCCCGCTCGACCAGCTCTGGCCCGCGCTGGATGTATGAAGATTACACCACCAAGAACTACTCCTTCGGCCTGGACCAAGAGCTGGGTCATGGCT
Proteins encoded:
- a CDS encoding S1 RNA-binding domain-containing protein, yielding MALLGRYNSLQIVKHVDFGLYLDGGADGEILLPGRYIPKNAETEVDDWLNVFIYLDSEDQLIATTEKPKVQVGEFASLKVKDINGAGIFLDWGLSKDLLMPYSEEARQLKVGDYCVVHVYLDKRTRRITATSRLDRYLDLTPADYKVGQPVELLVAGETPMGFKAIINNRHWGLIHKNEVFKFLRSGMHENGFIKELRPDGKIALSLQPVGAALADSLQEQIMARLEAEGGVLGVCDKSDPALISKLFNVSKGNFKKAIGGLFKQGLIVIHDDRIEKA
- a CDS encoding YihY/virulence factor BrkB family protein is translated as MIFPDLRGLPLHRVLVRTVKEFLDDEMSTYASALAYQALFSLFPFLLFLIALIGFLHLPDFFSWLRLQSELVLPPQALEQVNPVIDQLQQSKGGLLSVGIVIALWTASAGVRLMMSAMNAAYDVPEGRPVWKRFPLSIFYTIGLAGMLLVAAALMVLGPQVMEWIAAQVGMQEFIVTVWTILRWPAIIILMMVAVALIYYVMPDVKQQFRFITPGSVLAVVVWIVASLGFAYYVKTFADYNAMYGSIGAIIVLLLYFYISAAVLLLGAEMNAVIEHMSSEGKNPGEKDVGEHKPHETITVLGHEHPIPSEPQPSEPNPR
- a CDS encoding DMT family transporter, with protein sequence MSVFNKASVASAATTSLFVLLWSSGAIVSKLGLAQASPFAFLLLRSALALAGLLLIGPLLGLRWPRRRGAVLRALGTGCVLLGAYQIFYLLALNTHVTPGVMATVMGVQPILTVVLMERQRSWSRLFGLGLGLGGLIMVVYQGINLGGVSLAGMLFALLALASMTLGSILQKRITDNPMGTLPLQYLAGFALCALFAPLQPLQVQWSGSFVGALLWMGLVVSLLATLLLYRLIAKGNLVNVTSLFYLVPAVTAVMDLMIFGNRLAPLSLLGMGLIVVGLLFVFRKPVARPAEA
- a CDS encoding DUF4265 domain-containing protein → MDSAYKKVLFRLEQDANGYPPASVEGLWAKAVAGGYAVDNIPFHVYGIAPGDVIGTHEQAGETWFTELRSSSGSSVFRVVVKPPETLDQVRAALLDFGCNCETEQAVKMLAVELPPQRSLDTLLYYLLTQREAGLLDFEEGVLRHAIPEEFR
- a CDS encoding DMT family transporter — translated: MSPIALARLLTLAAVWGASFLFMRIIAPELGTVPTAFLRVSIACLGLVALLAAARVRWDFQGKLGACLVLGMINSGIPATFYSVAAQVLPAGYSAIFNATTPLMGVLVGVLFFREPMTLAKLCGIFLGLFGVGILSGAGPVALDMALLQGALACLAATTCYGFAGFLARRWVSGLDSRLSALGSMLGATLMLSPLFAWSALSQPPASWGGWQVWLSLLGLGLLCTAFAYILYFRLLEEIGPVKASTVTFLIPVFGVLWGAWLLDEPLSMAHLYGGLLIGMALWLVLRPARS
- a CDS encoding GNAT family N-acetyltransferase, with the translated sequence MRAAGDAELWVARGPGIIAGLSLSAVGEGFWLTGLLVDPQRRGQGVAGQLIEAALAQAGGPTWLFCHPDLVPFYQRQGFDMAGRLPEALAGRLQRYQRSKRLVALQRGQSSLTSSPGNSTSV
- a CDS encoding CsbD family protein; this encodes MSGTKDKAKGLANEAIGNIKQGVGKVTDNDKLRAEGKAQELKGEGQQIKGDVKDAVKKP
- a CDS encoding formylglycine-generating enzyme family protein, with the protein product MNVSTWLYRPAQVTCLLLVSAYAHAAKPGEVFKDCKDCPEMVVLPAGSYVMGAPDDEVGRQPDEGPLHTVTFAKPFAMSRYPVTAAELDAYIKATGTVIKSGDDRPGRWCEASKPSYPQGPRQPAVCVDYDEVQAYTQWLAKTTGKPYRMVSEAEREYAARGGSSGPFPFPFDAPGKYEISQHANTYGPKDGYAFSAPVGSYPPNAFGMYDMHGNVYEWVADCYHDSYEGAPSDGSAWVQDPTCIRAHMRGNDWGEPPIFSRSANRNDRLKTTRGDFLGFRVARAL
- the aceK gene encoding bifunctional isocitrate dehydrogenase kinase/phosphatase, with the protein product MPQPWPAVEIARMILAGFDDYRDHFQRITLGARQRFEQARWQDIQRAAAARINLYEEKVAEVNGWLRQGFAEDVLLAVEQWPLVKNAYIHLIDPRLDDELSETWYNSLFCSLFSHDLISDGCMFIHTTRPSLRSRERAAQTRTYRPDAGLKGLLRAVFTDYPFDVPYGDLEGDLTRLEEHLRDCLPDWVCKDPSLAVELFSPVLYRNKGAYLVGRLFNSDEQWPLVIPLLHREGHGIEADALITDEAEVSIIFSFTRSYFMVDVPVPAEFVNFLKRILPGKHIAELYTSIGFYKHGKSEFYRALINHLANSDDRFIMAPGVRGMVMSVFTLPGFNTVFKIIKDRFAPSKTVDRATVIDKYRLVKSVDRVGRLADTQEFADFRFPRSKFEAECLAELLEVAPSTVALEGDTVLIRHCWTERRMTPLNLYLEQASEGQVLEALEDYGLAIKQLAAANIFPGDMLLKNFGVTRHGRVVFYDYDEISFLTEVNFRHIPPPRYPEDEMSGEPWYSIGPHDMFPEEFPPFLFADIGQRRLFSRLHGELYDADYWKGLQAAIREGKVIDVFPYRRKVR
- a CDS encoding DUF6279 family lipoprotein, which encodes MPLRLPKALLIAIGLALALAACSRIDLAYRNLDRLVPWSLGDYLAMNREQKALLDDRLRQHLAWHCKTQLPGYLDWLDRVRAMVADGQVTDQALQQRTREAREAIGRVAEEITPSATELLRGMSDAQVAEMRDAFRDDINERQKLYLDTPLSKQIARRAERMEKRLTPWFGELTSVQQQRVQAWSQALGDQNRESIANRAHWQQQLLLAMNQRNDASFEPRLATLLQRKESLWTPAYRAAFQNTEQQARSLLVDLVQQSTPQQRRFLQERLSKVRTDFSEMKCLKG
- the def gene encoding peptide deformylase; the protein is MIRDILKMGDERLLRCAPPVPEHMLGSAELQQLIDDMFETMQHVGGVGLAAPQIGVDLQLVIFGFERSERYPDAEAVPQTILLNPVITPTSTELEDGWEGCLSVPGLRGVVPRFKHICYQGIDPQGNPINRFADGFHARVVQHECDHLIGRLYPSRIQDFARFGYTEVLFPGLDVSDD